TGCACAAGTGGCAGGAGAGCGGCAGCAATCTTGTGCCTGTATCTGTGAATGTTTCCGTGGTGGATATCGTCAATCTGGACGTGCCGCAGATCTTCTCCAACCTTGTGGAAAAGTATCAGCTGGAGCCCAAGCTCCTGCTGGCCGAGATCACCGAGACCATGCTGGCCGAAAACGCTTCTCTGGTGGAAAACACCATCCAGGGCCTGCACCGCAAAGGTTTCTCTGTGATGATGGACGACTTTGGCAGCGGCTATTCTTCGCTGAATATGCTCAAGGACACCAACGTGGATGCCATCAAGCTGGACATGAAGCTCATCGACATGAACCAGCAGAACCGCAGCAAGGGCGTGCAGATCGTGGAATCGGTGGTGGATATGGCCCACCGCCTGAATCTGCCCATCATCGCCGAGGGCGTGGAAACGCCGGAGCAGGTCTCCATGCTACAGGCCGCCGACTGCCTGTATACGCAGGGCTATTATTTCTACAAGCCCATGCCGGTGGAGAACGCCGAGGCCCTGCTGGCCCAGCCCAACAGCGAGGATTACTGGGATATGCGCCGCGACCTGATGCGCCGCGACCTGATGCGCCATGACCGCCGGGTCCCCGTCTCCGACAGTGAGCAGACCGCACTGGCACTGCAGGCCTACCAGATCTTTGCGGATAATGTGCTGGAGCTTTCCCTGCTGAATCTTTCCACCGGCGAATACCGGGTCATCAAGCGGGATTCACGCCTGCCCGGTGCCGGTTCGGACACCGAGGAGGACTTTGCCGCTTACTGTGAGCGCATGGTGACGAACAAGGTGATCCACCCGGACGACGCGGAGATGTTCACCGACCAGACCGATCTGGAGACCCTGCGCTCCGCTGTTTTCAGCACCCAGCAGCCGGAGGCCTACCGCTTCCGCAAAAACGTGTCCGGCCAGTTCGTGTGGATCACCATGGAATTTCTGCCCTGCCGCAACTGCTGCGCCCAGAACCCATGGGCCACCGTGGTGGTGCGTGAGGATGCACAGGCCGACCATCTCAGCGAGGAGCTGGACTTCTCCTACAGCCACGACACCCTGACTGGCCTGCTGAACCGCAGCCTCTTCGAGACCGATCTGCGGACGCTGCAGTCCAGCGAATACGACTCCATGGTGTGCACCTACATCGATGTGGTGGGCCTGCACGAGATCAACAACCATCTGGGCCACCGCAGCGGCGATGCCATGCTCTGCTTCATTGCCAATGCGGCCCGCAAGTTCTTTGTTTCCAGCCGCATCTACCGCATCGGCGGTGACGAATTCGTGATCTTCACCCCGAACCAGCCGCCCTACAGCGTGTGGGTGGCTGTGGACAAGATGCGTGCTTTCCTGCGCGAGAAGGAATATGAGATCTCGGTGGGCATCCAGAGCACCAACAACCTGCACCGGCTGGACGATGCCATGAATCAGGCCGAAGCTGCCATGCGGCAGGACAAGCAGGCCTATTATGCCCGCAACGGCCAGGAGCGCCAGCTGCGGGGCCTGAACGAGAAGCTGGAGCAGACCCTGACCGAAAAGCGGGATGCCGAGCATTTCCTGCGGGTCCTTGCCCCCAAGTACAAGAGCGTGTTCGTTGTGGATCTGAAGACCGACCGTATGCGCGGCGTGATCGTCCCGGACTATTTCCAGAAAATTCTGGACACCTCCGGCGGCTCTTTCCTCGCCGTTCTGCAGCAGTACCGTGATACGCAGGTGCAGCCCGCCTACCGCGAGAGTCTGGCGGACCTGCTGGACTACAACTATATCCGCAGCAAGGTCCTGACCGGCGACATCGTGGAGCACACCTATAAAAAGACCGACGACACCACCTTCCGCGTCAAGGTGACACCCTACTCCAGGAGTGGCTCTCATATCGATGAAACGCTCTGGATCTTCTCGGATGAAGGGGCATCCCTTACCCCTCCCCAGACAAAATAAGTGACTAAAGAAAAAGAGACGGCTGATTTGAACGATCAGCCGTCTCTTTTTAGTTTATGCCCACAGATTTTCCGGGTACTGGCCCTCTGCCGTTTTGCGGGCGATGGCTTCCACCACCAGCGGCTTGTCCTCACGGTAGGTGACGCCGTACCATTTATCCGTGCTGCGCAGCACCTGAATTTTTGCCTTGCCCTCTTCGATCAGCTCCGTGACCACCAGCGGCAGGAAATACTCACACTTGAGCGGGTTTTTAGGCAGATTTTCGGTCAGCCAGCCCGCAAAGCGCTGCTCGGCTTCGTCCAGAAAGCTTTTGCCGAAGCCCCACAGGTTCATGCTCACCGGGGTATCGCCGGGCAGATCGGTCCAGCTTGCGCCGCCGTCCTCGGTGAAGTGTACGCCGTTTTCGTACGTTTCAATGCGGGTGCGTTCGGTCACACTGTGCAGGGTGCCGTCGGGTTCGGTCACGCATACGCCGCGGGCCACGCTGCCGTTCTCGGAGACAGTGTTCCGGAGCAGATAGCTTACCATGCAGTAGTCGTAATAGCTGCCGTCCTCGTGGGTGGACAGGTAATCATACATCACCCGGAAGGCCTCCGGGCCGTAATAATCATCGGCATTGATGACTGCAAACGGGCCGTCGATGAGGTCCTTTGCAGCCAGAACGGCGTGGCAGGTGCCCCAGGGCTTGACACGGCCCTCCGGCACGGCAAAGCCTGCGGGCAGCTCATCCAGCTGCTGGAAGGCGTATTTCACGTTCATGGCCTTGGATACACGCTCGCCGATGGCTGCCTTGAAAGCATCCTCGATCTCATGCTTGATAACAAAGATCACCGTCTCAAAGCCTGCGCGGCGGGCATCGTAAAGGGAATAATCCACGATCACCTGACCGTTCGGCCCCACCGGGTCGATCTGCTTCATGCCGCCGTAGCGGCTGCCCATGCCAGCCGCCATGACTACCAGTACCGGTTTGTTCATATAAGGTTCCTCCCGTATCTGAGCCGCAGCCGCGGCAGAATATTTATTGTCTCATTATACTCCATTTTGGACAGAAAAACAATTTGAAATGGCTCCGCCTCGCTCTGCCATTTTTCAATCGTCCCTTCGTTCAGCAAGTTAAAATTTCCAAAATATGCAATTTATTCTTGCAAAAGTATTGTTTTTGCCATGTAAATATTGTATAATGGCGGCATCAATGCAGGTTTTACCTGTCAAAAAGTGTCCTTTAGTGAAAGCGAAGCTTTCCAACACGATCAAGAAAGAGGTATTTTATCATGAATGAAGCCGTTACCAAGCGCTTTCTGCTGTATTTCCGCCTGATGCTGCTGGTGTGGATCCTGATCGCCAATGCCATCATCCATGTGACCGGCCTGGAGTACAGCTGGCTGATCTTTCTGAGCAATATCATGATGTTCACGCTGGAAGGCGATGTGAAGGATCGCTTCGTCACCGTTGAGCTGGGTGGTCTTGTGGGCCTGATCCTCACTGTGATCGCTCTGCTTTCCATCACGGCCCTGACCCCGGTGCTGGGCGGCTTCTTCGGCTTCCTCATCCCGCTGGCCGTGGTGCTGTTCATCCTCATCATCCTGCACCCCTACGCACCCAAGGTGCTGAACAACGTGGGCTTTGCCTACCTGACTGTGGCCTGCATCGACACCACCGCTCTGGCCACCCACCTGCCCCAGTTCTTCATCACCTTCATCGTGGGTTCCATTCTCTTCAACGGCGTGTGCGTGCTGCTGATGAAGCCTGCCAAGGCTCTGGCCGTCAAGAGCGTCCAGAAGGAAAACGTGTAACTCTCTTTACGGAGTATATAACATAAGCGAAGGCCCCGTTCCGATCGGAACAGGGCCTTCCCGTTTATGTGTTGTTATTTGCCGAAAATTGCACACTGTCGATTTTTGTGCTATACTGGTCGCGCTGCCCTTCCCATTCTGGCATCAGAAGGGGGTGAGGACCGATGAACTCAATTTTAGGCAACTTTCTCGTGGCTGTCGCAGCGCAGGTAACGGCAAACTATCTGTGCAAGTGGCTTGATAGTCACCGCAAGGGCAAGTAAGCACAAGAACCCCCTTGGAGCGGCAACTCCGAGGGGGTTCACTTTTGTGTGAGACCGATGCAATACTCAATCTCTATCAACTTTCTCTACCCTTATTATATGCATCCTTGCAAAAAAGTCAAGGCGGCGGTATTTTTTTCAGTTTGCGGCATCCATACGGATCCTTACATTCGTTGTTGCCATGCAAAAAAAGCGCCGCTCTCCCCTGCCGGAAAAGCGGCGCTTTGTGTTTTGCAGTGTCTGCTTACAGGCTGCGGTTGCGGATCTCGGCAGTCACCTTTGCGATGAACGCATCCAGCTCCATCGTGGTGGTCTCGCCCTTGCGGTCACGCACCGAGATGTTGCCTGCCTCGGCTTCCTTGGCACCCAGAACCAGCATATAAGGCACACGGTCCACCTGCTGTGCCTCGCGGATCTTGTAGCCGATCTTCTGGTTGTCGTCGTCCAGCACAACACGGACACCGGCTTCCACCAGCTTTTCGGTCACGCCCTCGGCGTAGTCCAGCGTCTTTTCGGAAACGGGCAGCACCTTGACCTGCGTGGGAGCCAGCCAGGTGGGGAACTTGCCCTTGGTCTCTTCGATCAGGTAAGCCATGAAGCGGTCCAGAGAGCCCAGGATGGCGCGGTGCAGCACCACGGGGGTCTTTTCGGTGCCGTCCTTGTCCACGTAGGTCAGGTGGAACTTTGCGGGCAGGCAGAAGTCCAGCTGGCAGGTGGACAGGGTGTACTCGGCACCCACGGCGGGCTTGACGTTCACGTCCAGCTTGGGGCCGTAGAAGGCAGCCTCGCCGATCTCCTCGGTGAAGTGGATGCCCAGCTCGGTCAGCACTTCGCGCAGGGCCTGCTCTGCATGGTTCCACATGGCATCATCGTCGTGGTACTTCTTCTTATCGGCAGGATCACGCAGGCTCAGCACGCAGCGGTAATCGGTAATGTTGAAGTCCTTGTACACCTCAAAGATCAGGTCGCACACGTTTGCGACCTCGCTCTTGATCTGCTCCGGGGTGCAGAACAGGTGAGCATCGTTCTGGCAGAAGTGACGGCCGCGCTCGATGCCCTTCAGGGTGCCGGAGGACTCGTAACGGAAATCGTGGGCGATCTCACCGATGCGCATAGGCAGGTCACGGTAAGAATGGGGACGATTTGCGTAGATCATCATGTGGTGGGGGCAGTTCATCGGGCGCAGAACATAGCTCTCGCCCTCCATCTCCATGGCGGGGAACATGTTCTCACGGTAGTGATCCCAGTGACCGGAGGTCTTATACAGGTTCACAGTGCCGATGCAGGGAGTCATAACGTGCAGATAGCCGCGTGCACGCTCCTTCTCCTTGATATAGTTCTCCAGCTCCTGCCAGACGGTGTAGCCTGCGGGCAGGAACATGGGCAGGCCGCGGCCAACCAGATCGTCGGTCATGAACAGGCCCATTTCCTTGCCGATCTTGCGGTGATCGCGCTCACGGGCCTCCTGCTGCTCCTTCTCCCATGCATCCAGCTCTTCCTGATTGCGGAAGGCCACGCCATTGATGCGGGTGAGCATCTTGTTTTCTTTGTCGTTCTTCCAGTATGCGCCGGACTGCTGGGTGATCTTGAAGGCCTTCAGCGCCTTGGTGTAGGTCAGGTGGGGTCCGATGCACATATCCACGTACTCGCCCTGCTGGAAGAAGCTGAACTCGGTCTCATCGGCCAGATCAGCCATGTGCTCGATCTTGTAGTTCTCCTTGCGCTCTTCCATCAGCTTCACGGCCTCGGCGCGGGGCAGGATGAAAGGCTTGATGGGCAGGTTCTCCTTGACGATCTTGCGCATCTCTTTTTCGATGTTTGCCAGATCCTCGTCGCTGAGCTTCTGGTCGCCCAGATCGACGTCGTAGTAGAAGCCGTTCTCGGTAGCGGGGCCGAAGGCGAAATCAGCCTGCGGATACAGGCGCTTGATGGCCTGCGCCATGATGTGGGCTGCGGTGTGACGGATAACGTGCAGTTCCTGATCCTGCGGGCACTCGTCCACATGACCGTCCTTATAGATGATCTTCATAATGTTTGCTCCTTTGACAGATAAAGTAAAACAAAAAAGCGCTTCATCCCGCACACTTACTCACGGGATGAAGCGCCTGAAAAAATCAGAAACGTTCCACGGTTCCACCCGAATTGCGTGCTTTTCTGCACGCCACTCGCTGTGCTGTAACGGGCGCACCCGGCAGAGGTTCTCCTCTGCGCTCTGCGGTGGTAGAGCTCCGGCACATGACAGGCTGCTTGCAGCGCCCTTGCGGGGCAGCCCTCTCTGCATCATGGAGACGGGAA
Above is a genomic segment from Faecalibacterium taiwanense containing:
- a CDS encoding GGDEF domain-containing protein, coding for MSEELKSNENVGALQPDALAQIASVDPSPAVGGVHRFTPAMLGRLKKQRQLLSELEHALKNHEFCFFLQPKCNSMTRAIVGMEALVRWNHPTRGCVPPSEFMPLLESTGLVTQLDQYIWESVCKTLHKWQESGSNLVPVSVNVSVVDIVNLDVPQIFSNLVEKYQLEPKLLLAEITETMLAENASLVENTIQGLHRKGFSVMMDDFGSGYSSLNMLKDTNVDAIKLDMKLIDMNQQNRSKGVQIVESVVDMAHRLNLPIIAEGVETPEQVSMLQAADCLYTQGYYFYKPMPVENAEALLAQPNSEDYWDMRRDLMRRDLMRHDRRVPVSDSEQTALALQAYQIFADNVLELSLLNLSTGEYRVIKRDSRLPGAGSDTEEDFAAYCERMVTNKVIHPDDAEMFTDQTDLETLRSAVFSTQQPEAYRFRKNVSGQFVWITMEFLPCRNCCAQNPWATVVVREDAQADHLSEELDFSYSHDTLTGLLNRSLFETDLRTLQSSEYDSMVCTYIDVVGLHEINNHLGHRSGDAMLCFIANAARKFFVSSRIYRIGGDEFVIFTPNQPPYSVWVAVDKMRAFLREKEYEISVGIQSTNNLHRLDDAMNQAEAAMRQDKQAYYARNGQERQLRGLNEKLEQTLTEKRDAEHFLRVLAPKYKSVFVVDLKTDRMRGVIVPDYFQKILDTSGGSFLAVLQQYRDTQVQPAYRESLADLLDYNYIRSKVLTGDIVEHTYKKTDDTTFRVKVTPYSRSGSHIDETLWIFSDEGASLTPPQTK
- a CDS encoding sugar phosphate nucleotidyltransferase encodes the protein MNKPVLVVMAAGMGSRYGGMKQIDPVGPNGQVIVDYSLYDARRAGFETVIFVIKHEIEDAFKAAIGERVSKAMNVKYAFQQLDELPAGFAVPEGRVKPWGTCHAVLAAKDLIDGPFAVINADDYYGPEAFRVMYDYLSTHEDGSYYDYCMVSYLLRNTVSENGSVARGVCVTEPDGTLHSVTERTRIETYENGVHFTEDGGASWTDLPGDTPVSMNLWGFGKSFLDEAEQRFAGWLTENLPKNPLKCEYFLPLVVTELIEEGKAKIQVLRSTDKWYGVTYREDKPLVVEAIARKTAEGQYPENLWA
- the thrS gene encoding threonine--tRNA ligase; the protein is MKIIYKDGHVDECPQDQELHVIRHTAAHIMAQAIKRLYPQADFAFGPATENGFYYDVDLGDQKLSDEDLANIEKEMRKIVKENLPIKPFILPRAEAVKLMEERKENYKIEHMADLADETEFSFFQQGEYVDMCIGPHLTYTKALKAFKITQQSGAYWKNDKENKMLTRINGVAFRNQEELDAWEKEQQEARERDHRKIGKEMGLFMTDDLVGRGLPMFLPAGYTVWQELENYIKEKERARGYLHVMTPCIGTVNLYKTSGHWDHYRENMFPAMEMEGESYVLRPMNCPHHMMIYANRPHSYRDLPMRIGEIAHDFRYESSGTLKGIERGRHFCQNDAHLFCTPEQIKSEVANVCDLIFEVYKDFNITDYRCVLSLRDPADKKKYHDDDAMWNHAEQALREVLTELGIHFTEEIGEAAFYGPKLDVNVKPAVGAEYTLSTCQLDFCLPAKFHLTYVDKDGTEKTPVVLHRAILGSLDRFMAYLIEETKGKFPTWLAPTQVKVLPVSEKTLDYAEGVTEKLVEAGVRVVLDDDNQKIGYKIREAQQVDRVPYMLVLGAKEAEAGNISVRDRKGETTTMELDAFIAKVTAEIRNRSL